The genomic DNA ACTGTTCGAACTGGATGAAGTCATCGAAACGGAAGTGCGCTCCCTATGTGAGAGCGAATTGATCCCGGCCATCCAGGTCCAAGAAAAACATGCACGCGAAGAAGCGATCAAAGAAGTGAAAAATAAAGTCATCTCTGTTTATGAAGAAAAAGAAGCAGATGACGATACGCTCAAGCAGGTCAAAAAGGTGCTGGACAAGCTTGTGAAAAATGAAGTCCGCCGTTTGATCACGGAAGATAAAGTCCGTCCTGATGGGCGTGGAGTGGATGAAATCCGTCCCCTTTCCTCTGAAGTGGGTCTCCTTCCGAGAACGCATGGTTCCGGCTTGTTCACACGTGGACAAACCCAGGCCCTCAGCATCTGTACACTGGGTGCCCTTGGTGACGTCCAGGTCCTTGATGGACTGGGCATCGAAGAATCCAAGCGATTCATGCACCACTATAACTTCCCTCAATTCAGCGTGGGAGAAACCGGACCGATCCGTGGCCCTGGCCGTCGTGAAATCGGGCACGGAGCCCTTGGTGAAAGAGCCCTTGATCCGATCATCCCGGATGAATCCGACTTCCCATACACGATCCGACTTGTATCCGAAGTTCTTGAGTCCAACGGATCTACATCCCAGGCGAGTATCTGTGCAAGCACCCTGGCGATGATGGATGCAGGTGTTCCAATCAAGGCACCGGTTGCAGGTATTGCGATGGGTCTGATCAAATCGGGCGATCATTATTCCATCCTGACCGATATCCAAGGCATGGAAGATCATCTTGGAGACATGGACTTCAAGGTGGCGGGTACATCCAAAGGGGTAACGGCCCTGCAGATGGACATCAAGATCGATGGCCTTTCAAGGGAAATTCTTGAAGAAGCACTCCAACAGGCGAAAAAAGGGCGCATGCAGATTCTGGACAGCATGCTTGCGACGATTTCAGAATCAAGGACGTCCCTTTCCGCTTATGCTCCCAAGATCCTTACGATGCACATCAATCCGGATAAAATCCGCGACGTCATCGGACCAAGCGGTAAACAGATCAATAAGATCATTGATGAAACCGGCGTGAAGATCGACATCGAGCAGGATGGGACCATCTTCATCTCGTCTACCGATGAAGAGAGCAACAAAAAAGCGAAAAAGACCATCGAAGATATTGTCAGGGAAGTAGAGCCTGGCCAAATGTATCTTGGAAAAGTCAAGCGCGTAGAGAAGTTCGGTGCATTCGTCGAAATCTTTGCAGGAAAAGATGGGCTTGTCCACATTTCCGAGCTTGCTGAAGAGCGCGTCCGTAAAACCGAAGACGTTGTCGCTGTCGGTGATCAGCTCCTTGTGAAGGTGTTGGATATTGATAATCAAGGTCGTGTCAACCTATCAAGGAAGGCCGTCCTCAAGGAACAGCGTGAAAAAGAAGAGCAAAACCAGGCATAATGTTGTCAATCAAGCCGTCTTGTTGGGATCACATCCCGCAAGGCGGCTTTTTGCGCGTTCTACCTTGTCCCATCCTTTCATACTATAAAGGGAGGACGGTGAATGCAAATGGGGAGAAAATACTTGATAGCACTACCTGTAATTGCTATTCTGACTTTAGCGGCTGTACAAAACCCTTTGACCAATCAATATGTTGCGCATCTTAAAGGCCAGTCGGTGACGGCAACTTCCAATAAGAGCGACCTTATGCAGCAAATCGAGCAAAAGGCATCCAAGGAGATCAAGCCACAAGACGCCGTGATTGATCCGGTGTGGAAGGCGACACCCGGCTATAATGGTCTCGATTTGGATATAGAGGCTTCCTATAAGCAAATGAAGAAGACAGGAACCTTTGATGATGATAAACTTGTGTGGAAGCAGTTGGAGCCTTCGAAGCATTTGGAAGACCTCCCGCCTTCTCCTGTGTATAGAGGGAATCCAGAGAAACCGATGGCTGCATTCATCATCAATGTTGCCTGGGGTAATGAGTATATCCCTGATATTCTGGAGACCCTCAAGAAGCACCAGGTGTATGCCACCTTCTTTCTTGAGGGGCGCTGGGTGAAGAATAATCCAAAGCTTGCCAAGATGATTGTCGAAGCGGGACATGAAGTAGGAAACCACTCCTATTCCCATCCCGATATGAAATCCCTGCAAACCTCAAAGGTGAGGGATGAACTGAAGCGCACGAATGATATCATCGAGGTTACCACTGGGGAAAAGGTCAAATGGTTTGCCCCTCCGAGTGGAAGCTACCGGGACGAAGTGGTGGAAATCGCCGATGAGATGGATATGAGGACCATCATGTGGAGTGTGGATACGATCGATTGGCAAAAGCCGAGTCCGGATGTCTTGATCGACCGCGTGATGGGGAAAATGCATAAAGGGGCCATAGTGCTCATGCATCCCACTGCGTCTACCGCAAACGCCCTGAACGCCCTCATCGTCCAGGTCAAAGAAAAGGAATTAAGGCTCGGGACGGTCTCGAGTTTAGTGAAAGAAGAAAGAATCCTTGAGGGGGGAGATAATTCTCCTTGAGAGAGGATATAGTAAGGATAGGTACATCAAGACTAGGAGGAACTTTTTTGATTAAGAAATATACTTGCCAAAATGGACTGCGAATTGTGCTCGAACAAATCCCGACGGTCCGATCAGTCGCCATCGGGGTTTGGATCGGTGCAGGTTCACGCAACGAAACAAAAGAAAACAACGGGATTTCACATTTTCTTGAACATATGTTTTTCAAGGGGACGAAAACGAAGTCGGCCAGGGAAATCGCCGAATCATTCGACAGTATTGGCGGCCAGGTAAATGCCTTCACATCAAAGGAATACACATGCTATTATGCGAAGGTGCTCGATAACCATGCCGGCTATGCTTTACATACGCTAGCGGATATGTTCTTCCATTCCACTTATGTGGAAGAGGAATTGAAAAAGGAAAAGAATGTGGTGTACGAAGAGATCAAAATGTACGAAGATACGCCTGATGACATCGTTCATGATCTACTGAGTAAAGCGGTTTATGAAGATCATCCACTGGGTTATCCGATCCTTGGAACGGAAGAGACACTTGATACGTTCAATCAGGCAAAGCTGAAACAGTATATGCATGACATGTATACCCCTGACCAGGTAGTGGTCTCCATTGCAGGAAATGTAGACGAGTCCTTCATCAAAGAGGTGGAGAAGCTTTTCGGTTCCTATGAAGGGGGAAAGGGCCGCGATGAGCGTGAACAACCTCAATTCTACTATAATAAACTTGCCCGTAAGAAGGATACGGAGCAGGCCCATTTATGCCTTGGGTATAACGGCCTTCAAATCGGTCATCCCGATATCTATAACCTCATCATTCTGAACAATGTACTCGGAGGCAGCATGTCATCGCGCCTGTTCCAGGAGGTAAGGGAGCAACGTGGGCTGGCTTACTCTGTATTCTCCTATCATTCCTCCCATGAAGATAGTGGGATGGTCACCATCTATGGAGGGACAGGGGCGAACCAGCTTGATGAGCTGTTCGATACGATCGATTCCACACTGAAAGGACTCAAGGCAGAGGGCATCACGGAAAAAGAACTCCTCAACAGCAAGGAACAGTTGAAGGGGAATCTGATGCTGAGTCTTGAAAGCACCAACAGCCGGATGAGCCGTAACGGCAAAAATGAACTGTTGTTGAAACAGCACCGGACGCTGGATGAGATTGTCGATGAAATCGATGGCGTCACCATCGATAAGGTGAATCAATTGACTCATGAGATTTTTACGGACGACTATGCAGCGGCATTGATCAGTCCTGATGGGACTCTGCCGTCCAATATGAGAACATGATGAATGCAGGTCAGCAAAAGCTGGCCTGTTTTTTTGATTCTGATTTAGGAGGGGGTTGTATACATTAATAATACAGGGAGGGGAAGCCAGTGAGACTGAGTGAATTGAGCGGAAAGGAAATCGTGGATTACGGCAGGGCCGAAAGATTGGGGGTCCTGGGACATACAGACCTGGAATTCGATCATCGATCGGGTCAGATCGATGCCTTGATCATTCCCATGGGCAAGTGGATGCGCAAGCAGAGCGGTGAAATCCGCGTCCCTTGGCATATGATCAGGACCATCGGAACGGATATGATCATCCTGGAAGTGGCCAGGGAATGAAAAAACGGGGAAACCCGTTTTTTTGTTTTCATAGGACGGGATCATAAGGGTGAAAGAAAGGAAGGCACAAGGCATCTGCTCACCCTGTACGTGCTCTATACATAGACTGAAGAAGTGAGAGGCATAAAGAAGATGCGATTATGGTAAAAGTAGGTGAAAGCACTGATGTTGACCGGAATGCACATCGCAGTTCTGGGTGGAGATGCTCGCCAATTGGAGATCATCCGTAAACTTACTGAGTTGGATGCAAAGATATCCCTTGTCGGTTTCGAACAATTGGATCATGCATTCACCGGGGCTACGAAAGAGAAAATGAGTGAAATTGATTTTTCCATGATGGACGCCATCATTTTACCGGTTCCGGGAACGAATCTTCAAGGGGAGATCGAAACCATCTTTTCGAATGAAAAAGTCGTGTTGACAGAAGAAATCCTAAGCAGGACCCCTGACCATTGCACGATCTACTCCGGGATCACCAACGATTATTTAAATGGGATCGTAGATGCATCAAAACGCGATCTCATTCAGCTGTTCGAAAGGGATGACGTCGCCATCTATAATTCCATCCCGACAGTAGAAGGCACGATCATGATGGCCATTCAACATACGGATTTCACCATCCACGGTTCGAACATCGTCATCCTCGGGCTTGGACGGGTGGGGATGAGTGTGGCAAGGACCTTCCATCATCTTGGAGGAAGGGTGAAGGTGGGAGCAAGGAAAACCGAGCACTTGGCAAGGGCATCAGAGATGGGATTGGATTCCTTCCAATTGAATCAGTTGGATAAGCACATCGGACAATGCGATATCTGCATCAATACCATTCCGGCTCCCATCATCACACCCGGGGTCATTGCAAAGATGCCCTCTCATATCCTCGTTATCGACCTTGCTTCAAAACCGGGAGGGACCGATTTCAGATTTGCCGAGAAGCGTGGCATCAAGGCGCTCCTTGCCCCGGGTCTCCCCGGAATCGTGGCACCGAAGACGGCAGGTCAGATCCTGGCCAATGTTCTCTGCAAGCTGATGGATGATCGAAATAAAGGAAAGGGGAGTTCTACGTGAGCATTAAAGGAAAAAGAATCGGATTTGGTCTGACTGGTTCGCACTGTACGTATGATGAAGTATTTCCTCAAATCGAGAAGCTGGTCAACGGCGGTGCGGATGTCTTGCCTGTCGTCTCGTCGACCATGATGAACACGAATACAAGGTTTGGAAAAGGGGAGGACTGGGTCAAGAGAATCGAAGACGTAACAGGCCATAAAGTCATAGATTCCATCGTGAAGGCAGAGCCACTGGGTCCAAAGATTCCCCTGGACTGCATGGTGATTTCTCCCCTTACAGGCAATACCATGAGTAAATTTGCCAACGCCATGACCGACTCCCCGGTCCTGATGGCGGCAAAGGCGACATTGAGGAACCATCGTCCCGTTGTACTTGGCATCTCGACGAATGATGCCTTGGGGCTTAACGGTATCAATCTGATGAGGCTGATTTCCACAAAGGATATCTATTTCATCCCATTCGGCCAGGATGCTCCGGAGCAAAAGCCGAAATCCATGGTGGCACGGATGAGCCTGACCCAGGAGACGATTGAAGCCGCGATGGAAGGAAGGCAGCTTCAACCTGTCGTAATCGAACGATATCTGGATTGATAGCAAGGGAAGGCTTCCGGTTGGGTAGCCTTCTTTTCCTTGTACGAAAAAGAGTCTATTGAAAGAAGATTCTTTATGTTAGAATATACTTTATTATAGTAAATGGCTAAATTGCTATTATGAATGCTTTGGAAGGAGAGAGGATTTTGAAAACAACGGAATTAAACGTGGCAGTCGTCGGTGCAACCGGGGCAGTCGGGCAGCAAATGCTGGAAACATTAGAGAAAAGGGATTTTCCGATAAAAAATCTGATCTTACTATCTTCTGCCCGTTCGGCAGGTTCAACAGTCTCCTTTAAAGGAAAAGAATATACGGTGGCTGAAGCAAAGCCCGAGAGCTTTGAAGGGGTGGATATTGCCCTGTTCAGTGCAGGAGGAAGTGTATCCAAGCTTCTTGCCCCCGAGGCAGTGAAGAGGGGTGCGATCGTAGTCGACAATACAAGTGCCTACCGCATGGACCCCGAAGTTCCGCTGGTTGTACCTGAAGTGAATGAAGAGGATCTGAAACGTCATAAAGGCATCATCGCCAATCCGAACTGTTCAACAATCCAGATGGTTGCCGCACTCGAGCCACTGCGTAAAGCCTATGGGCTGAAGAAGGTGATCGTGTCCACGTATCAAGCTGTATCCGGTGCCGGTGCAGTCGCCATAGATGAATTAAATGATCAGGCACAGGCCATCCTGTCGGGAGAATCCTTCGAACCGAGCGTCCTGCCGGTCAAAGGGGATAAAAAACATTATCAGATTGCGTATAATGTGATTCCTCAGATTGATCTGTTCCAGGAGAACGGTTTTACATTTGAAGAAATGAAGATGATCAATGAAACGAAAAAGATCATGCATCAACCTGATTTGAAGGTGTCAGCCACATGTGTCAGACTTCCAGTAGTAACAGGTCACTCTGAAAGTGTATATATTGAGATTGAAAAGGACTCCATTTCGGTGGGGGATATTCATGCGCAACTCACGGAAGCTCCGGGGGTCACCCTTCAGGATGTTCCTGAGGAACAAATATATCCGATGCCTGCCGATGCAGTAGGGAAGCCGGATGTTTTTGTCGGACGCGTGAGAAAAGACCTTGATGAGGACAACGGATTCCATATGTGGATCGTATCCGATAACCTTCTGAAAGGCGCTGCCTGGAATTCAGTGCAGATTGCTGAAAGCCTATTGAAATTGGGTCTGGTAAAATAAGCAGAAGAGGAACGAAGCAACAGACGACGACTAACTCAAGCAATCATCCCCATCTACCTCTTGACCATTGATGAAGAGGTGTAGACATGAAAGTGATCGTCCAGAAATTCGGGGGTACTTCCGTAAGGGATGAATCAACAAGGCTCAAAGCCATCGCCCATACAAAGGAAGCTATCAGTGAAGGGTATAAGGTGGTCGTGGTCGTCTCCGCCATGGGCAGAAAAGGGGAGCCGTATGCAACAGACTCCCTCCTCGGACTCATAGGGGGAGGAGGCACAAGGATCAGCAAAAGGGAACAGGACTTATTATTATCATGCGGTGAAATCATTTCAAGTCTCGTCTTTTCCAATATGCTCCTGGAGAATGGGGTGTGTTCCACCGCCCTGACCGGAGCCCAGGCAGGATTTCGAACCAATGATGACTTCGGTAACGCCAGGATCATGGAGATGGATTGCGAAAGGATCAAAAAAGAGCTTGATCTTCATGACGCCGTAGTGGTAGCCGGGTTTCAAGGTGCGACCTCCGGTGGGGATATAACGACGATCGGCAGGGGCGGGAGCGATACATCCGCCTCAGCCCTCGGTGTCGCCCTGAAGGCCGAGTATATCGATATCTTCACCGATGTGGAGGGGATCATGACGGCGGACCCGCGCATTTCATCCAGGGCGCGGCCCATCAAGGTCGTTTCCTATAATGAAGTATGCAATATGGCGTACCAGGGGGCAAAGGTCATTCATCCGCGAGCGGTTGAAATCGCCATGAACTCGAATGTGCCCATCAGGATCCGGTCCACCTACTCTAAAGACCCGGGTACCCTCGTCACCACGCCTGGTTCCATGAAGGACCATGAACATTTCAGGAGTCACCCCGTCACTGGCATCGCCCATGTACAGTCCCTAACGCAGATCAAGGTATTCGCCCGCAAGGATCAATATGATCTGCAGGCGGAAGTGTTCAAGGCGATGGCGAGGGAAGGGATCTCCGTGGATTTTATCAACATCTCCCCCCGTGGAGTCGTTTATACGGTATCTTCGACTTTGAGCGACCGTGCCATAGCCGTCTTGAAAGGGCTCGGTCATTTTCCCCATGTAGAACGGGAATGTGCGAAGGTATCAGTGGTTGGAGCGGGGATGACAGGTGTGCCGGGAATTACATCCGTCATCGTGTCCGCTCTATCTGATTTAGGTATCAGGATCCTGCAGTCTGCAGACAGCCATACAACCATCTGGGTACTCGTTAAAGAACATGATCTTGTGAATGCCATCAATGCCCTTCATGATGCCTTTCAACTGCAAGAGAGGGATGCTGCCTGGTTAGCGCATCAATTTGAGGAGAGTGAATAGTTGTGAATTTTGGCCGTGTATCAACAGCGATGGTCACACCGTTTGATCGCAAAGGAAATATCGATTTCTATAAAACAACTCAGTTGATCAACTATCTGATCGAACATGGGACTGATTCCCTCGTGGTTGCCGGGACAACAGGGGAATCCCCGACGCTTACAAAGGAAGAAAAGCTGGCATTATTCCGCCATGCAGTCAAAATCACAGATGGCAGAATCCCTGTCATCGCGGGTACCGGAAGCAATAATACAAAAGAATCCATCGATCTATCCAAAAAAGCGGAAGCAATCGGTGTCGACGCCATCATGCTTGTCGCACCGTATTATAGTAAACCAAGCCAGGAAGGCATGTTCCGTCATTTTAAAGAAGTCGCAGACGCCGTCGCATTGCCTGTCATGCTTTATAATGTTCCTGGCAGGTCCGCTGTCACCATTTCACCGGATACCATCATCCGATTATCGGAAGTGCCGAATATCATGTCGGTGAAAGAAGCAAGCGGCGATCTGGGTGCCATGACGAAGATCATCGCGTCTACTGCTGACGACTTTCTCGTGTATTGTGGGGATGATGGTCTGACCTTGCCTGCGCTGTCAATCGGTGCCGATGGGATCGTCTCCGTTGCTTCCCATATCATCGGGAAAGAAATGCAGCAGATGACGGAGGCCCATTTCTCCGGAGATACGGGTCGGGCAGCGAAACTTCATCAAGAGTTGCTGCCTTTGATGGAAGGGCTATTTGCCACCCCGAGCCCTGGACCTGTCAAGACCGCCCTGCAGCTTAAGGGTCTTGATGTCGGTTCCGTCCGTCTTCCGTTGATTCCACTGACGGAAGATGAAAGGAAGAGCCTCAGCAAACTTTTATCATGAATAAACAATGGTCCCGGCATGTTTGCCGGGGCCATTCGTCATATAAGGGTGTTCTCTGAGAGAAATTTCAAGGGCAAAGGAGGATTCCTACCGGCCATTCACGAAATAGTACATATTCGAACGTGCACTTTTCTACATAGACGTCAGCCAGAAGGTAGAGGATAATTTTGGTTGTATTATGAAAAGGGTTTCCTTTATAATGATCCTAACTGATATAAGATCGGGGAAAGCACAACATAGGAGGACATAATGGTGAGTAATAGCAGAGTGAAACACGAGGAAATCAAAATCATCCCCTTGGGCGGAGTAGGGGAAATCGGTAAGAATATGTATATTGTAGAAGTCGATGAAGATATTTTCGTCATCGATGCGGGGCTGATGTTCCCTGAAAATGAAATGCTCGGGATCGATATCGTGATACCGGATATCCAATACCTTGAACAAAACCGGGGAAGAGTAAAAGGGATCTTCCTGACCCATGGTCATGAAGATAGCATCGGGGCCATTTCTTACCTACTGGATAAGGTACGGGCACCGGTTTACGGGACTAGATTGACCAATGCCCTCGTGAAGGCAAGGCTGAAAGATGAGCAGGTGCGCACAGACGTAAAGTTCTACACCATTCATTCGGACAGCAGGCTTCAGTTCAACGGTGTGGATGTGACATTCTTCAAGACGACTCACAGCATACCGGACTCAGTCGGTGTTTGCATCCATACGTCCCAAGGGGCCATCGTGCATACAGGCGAATTCAAGTTCGATCAGTCCGCCAAGCACTTCTATCGCCCGGACCTCGGAAAGATGGCGCAGATTGGGGAGGAGGGTGTCCTCTGTCTTCTGTCGGATAGCACTGAAGCAGAGAGACCTGGTTTCACCACTTCGGAATCCGTCATTGAAACGCATCTGAACAGTGCGTTCAGAAAAGCAAGGGGCCGGGTGATCGTAGCATGCTTCGCTTCGAATCTCATCAGGCTGCAGCAGGTATTTGATGCAGCTGAACAGAACAAGAGGAAAGTCGTGGTCGTCGGTAAAAGCCTGAAGCGAGTGTACGATGTCGCCCTGAAGCTTGGGTATCTCCATGTACGGGAAGACTTGATCATAGGGATCGACCAGATTGGCGACTATTCAAGTGATGAAGTGGTCATCCTTGCCACCGGCTCACACGGAGAACCATTCGAGGCCCTTCAGCGTATGGCCAAGCGTTCCCACAGGCATGTGAACATCGAGAAGGGAGATACCGTTTTGATCACGGCGACACCTTCACCGGGCATGGAAGTGATAGCCGGAAGAACGATCGACATGGTGTACAGAGCGGGAGCGGAAGTATTGACCGCTGATAAGAAGGTGCATGTTTCCGGCCATGGCTCACAGGAAGACCTGAAACTTATGCTCAATATCATGAAACCGAAATACTTCGTCCCGATTCAAGGGGAATATAAAATGCTTATTGCCCATAGTAAGATCGCACATGATATCGGTCTTCCTTTCAAGCAGATCTTCATCCTCGACAAGGGAGATATCCTCCAGTATAAAGACGGGAAGATGAGGATGGGTGGCAGGGTCCAGGCCGGTAATGTCCTGATCGATGGGATAGGAGTGGGGGATGTCGGCAATATCGTCCTCAGGGACAGAAGACTCCTCTCTGAAGATGGTGTATTCACTGTCGTCGTCACAATCAACCGGAAATCAAAGAGCATTGTTGCAGGACCGGAAATCATCTCCAGAGGATTTGTTTATGTGAGGGAATCAGAAGCCCTCATTGAAAAAGCGTCAGAGATCGTCGAGAGTGTGGTTCATAATTATCTCCAGAAAGGGTCATTCGAATGGACGACCATCAAGCAGGATGTAAGGGACCAGCTCAACTACTTCTTATACAATAAAACGAGAAGAAGACCGATGATTCTCCCGATCATCATGGAAGTTTAATCCGAAGAGGCTATCTGTTGACCATGCAGATAGCCTTTCCGTTTTACGCACGGGTATAAATCCTCTCCTTTATTAAATAATAATGGTAAGCACTGAGCGAAAAGGAGTTGGACTGAATGGATACAAGAATGGAACAGGAAGATCAGCCGGGCAAGGATGATAAAGATAAACCGTCAGGCTTGATGGAGAAGATCCAGCAGCTTGGGCAAACGAATGTGCCCCAGCTTTCACAGGATTCAAATATTCACTGTCTGACGATTGTGGGACAGATCGAGGGTCATATGCAGCTCCCCCCACAAAATAAAACAACGAAATATGAGCATATCCTTCCTCAGCTCGTAGCAATTGAACAGAATCCTAAAATTGAAGGGCTCGTCGTCATACTTAACACCGTAGGCGGAGATGTGGAAGCAGGTCTTGCCATATCAGAGATGATCGCTTCTCTGTCGAAACCGACAGTATCCCTCGTTCTCGGAGGAGGGCACAGCATAGGAGTCCCAATTGCTGTTTCATGTGATTATTCATACATCGCAAGCACTGCCACCATGACGATCCATCCCGTACGATTGACTGGTCTCGTGATCGGGGTGCCGCAGACCTTCGAGTATCTCGATAAGATGCAGGATCGTGTCGTGAGCTTTGTAACCAAGCACAGCAACATTTCCGAATCGGATTTCAAGGACCTCATGTTTGCAAAGGGGAATCTGACCCGTGATATCGGAACGAACGTCGTCGGTGATGATGCGGTCAAATACGGACTCATCAATGGAATCGGAGGGATCGGTCAGGCAATCAAAAAAATCAATGAGCTGATCGAACTGAACCGAACAGATGAAGAAGAGGGATTGATCCAATGATCCTCTACACCATCATCCCCCAGGAAGCCGTATTCGCGACAGATCCGGAAGTCTATGCCTCCCAGATGATGATCGACTATGAAGGAGTGCCGCTGATGGTCCAGAAGGAAGAGGAGAACTACCGTGTGTTAAGAGTGATGAGCAGTGATCCTTCCCATTTCCTCGATAGCCGATTCTCTCCCGGAATGATCCTTGGTAATTAAGGCATAAAGAGGATTCTTTCACCATGAAGGGTATGGTATACTAAAGAAGAGACATAAGATGAACTTGACGGATGGGGACTGACACCTGTGGCGACGAAGGATGCCGATAAGGGTCAGCCCTTTCTTCATCTTCACGTACATAATCCGAAAGACTTCTTAAGAATTTAGGTGAATTCAATTGGCGAAAAAAAAGAAAAGGAAAAAAAAGGGATCGAACACCAACGCACTGAAGCAGACCATAAAATACGAAATTACCGGCTTGATGCTGTTGACGCTCAGTTTGATCTCCGTCATCAAGTTGGGGGCGGTGGGAAGAGCCGTCGTCCATTTCTTCAGGTTCTTCATGGGAGAATGGTATATGGCAGCCTTGCTTCTCATGATCTACATCGCGGGATACCTGATGGTGAAACGGGAAGTACCGCTTCTCTTCAGCAGGAGATTGGTAGGGATATATATCATCGTCGCGAGTTTCCTTCTCCTCAGCCACGTGAAGCTTTTCGATCTGCTGAGCAATGATGGGGCCTTTGAGCATCCGAGTGTCATCATGAACACATGGGATCTCTATTGGATGGATATCAGGGGAGAATCCAGCACCTCCGACATCGGAGGCGGGATGATCGGCAGCGTCCTGTTCGCCGTGTCCTATTTCCTCTTTGATTCACAGGGGGCACGGATCATGAGTGCGACCTTCATCATCATCGGGATCATCCTGGTGACCGGTCGATCCCTTGGGGATGTACTCGGTCGGATCGGAAAAAGATTCGGGGCATTCATCACCTCCCAGTGGGAAGCATTCAAGGTGGATATGGCAGAATGGAAAGAAGAAAAAGCGAAAAAGAAGCTGGAAAAGCCAGCTGTTGAAAAGAAAATGCAGGAGAAGGAAACGAAGGTGCCTTCCGTCGATCCGATACCAGATGTTGAGCCTCAGGTCGATACCCTTGAACCGATCATATCGAATTTTGCCGAGAAGGCCTATGCCCATGAACGCTCCGATAAAGAAGAGCCGGTAGCAGGGGAGCCGAAAGATGATTCAACTGATAAGGGCGTTCAAGATGATGCTCCTCCGATCACCTTCACCGAAGTTGAAAATAAAGATTATAAGCTTCCGTCGATTTCTCTGTTGAAAAGTCCGAAAAAGACAGATCAGAGCAACGAATACCAGCTGATCCACGCGAATGCCGCAAAGCTCGAACGCACCTTCCAAAGCTTTGGTGTCAAAGCGAAGGTGACTCAAGTCCATCTTGGGCCTGCCGTAACCAAATATGAAGTGCACCCGGATGTCGGGGTGAAGGTGAGCCGCATCGTCAATCTCAGCGATGATCTCGCATTGGCGCTCGCTGCAAAAGACATCAGGATCGAAGCACCGATACCGGGGAAATCGGCCATAGGAATCGAAGTGCCGAATTCGGAAGTGGCCATGGTATCCCTCAGGGAAGTGCTCGAATCAAAGGAAAAAAACAAACCTGATTCAAAACTCCAGATCGGATTGGGCAGGGATATTACAGGGGAAGCCGTACTTGCCGAACTGAATAAGATGCCCCATCTCCTTGTAGCGGGAGCCACGGGTAGCGGGAAGAGTGTGTGCATCAACGGCATCATCACGAGTATTCTCATGAGGGCCAAGCCCCATGAGGTGAA from Rossellomorea marisflavi includes the following:
- a CDS encoding YlzJ-like family protein gives rise to the protein MILYTIIPQEAVFATDPEVYASQMMIDYEGVPLMVQKEEENYRVLRVMSSDPSHFLDSRFSPGMILGN
- a CDS encoding DNA translocase FtsK; translated protein: MAKKKKRKKKGSNTNALKQTIKYEITGLMLLTLSLISVIKLGAVGRAVVHFFRFFMGEWYMAALLLMIYIAGYLMVKREVPLLFSRRLVGIYIIVASFLLLSHVKLFDLLSNDGAFEHPSVIMNTWDLYWMDIRGESSTSDIGGGMIGSVLFAVSYFLFDSQGARIMSATFIIIGIILVTGRSLGDVLGRIGKRFGAFITSQWEAFKVDMAEWKEEKAKKKLEKPAVEKKMQEKETKVPSVDPIPDVEPQVDTLEPIISNFAEKAYAHERSDKEEPVAGEPKDDSTDKGVQDDAPPITFTEVENKDYKLPSISLLKSPKKTDQSNEYQLIHANAAKLERTFQSFGVKAKVTQVHLGPAVTKYEVHPDVGVKVSRIVNLSDDLALALAAKDIRIEAPIPGKSAIGIEVPNSEVAMVSLREVLESKEKNKPDSKLQIGLGRDITGEAVLAELNKMPHLLVAGATGSGKSVCINGIITSILMRAKPHEVKLMMIDPKMVELNVYNGVPHLLAPVVTEPKRASQALKKVVNEMERRYELFSHTGTRNIEGYNDYVKRQNLENEDKQPLLPYIVVIVDELADLMMVASNDVEDAITRLAQMARAAGIHLIIATQRPSVDVITGVIKANIPSRIAFAVSSMTDSRTILDSGGAEKLLGRGDMLFMPVGASKPTRVQGAFLSDEEVEEVVDFVISQQKAQYQEEMIPDEVQEESGSGEAEDELYDDAVQLIAEMQTASVSMLQRRFRIGYTRAARIIDEMEVRGVVGPYEGSKPRSVLVGKPSEEQSS